Genomic DNA from Bartonella alsatica:
GGCTTCAATTGCTGGAGATGCATTGGGTTTTGAACGCGTCCGGTGAAAATCATCTGCTGTTTCTCCACAACCAGCCAAAATTCCTAAAACTGTTGCATTACGATTTAGTGCGCTTTGGAGAGATTCAAGAACAAGAGCACCTGATCCTTCTGCCATAACAAAACCATCTCGATCACGACTAAAGGGTTTTGCTGCTTTTTCTGCAGGATCGTTCTGAGTTGAAAGAGCAGATAATAATGAAAAGCGGATAAGGGATTCTGCTGAAACTGAACCATCTGTAGCAATTGTGAGTGCACGATTTGTCTCTCCCCGCCGAATAGCTTCAACACCTAATTGAATCGCTGTTGCTCCAGATGCACAAGCAGTGGAAAGTGTAATAGGAAGTCCCTTAGTTCCAAATTTTTTTTGAAGTTTTTCTGCAATTGCACCAAATTGTGTGGTTTCAAAGAATGTCTCGTGAAGATTATGACGGCAAACTTCAAGAAGATGTGCATAGGAAGGCTCACCAATGCATGTCTCCTTTTGATCAAGAGTAAAGCGCGCTGTCCATTCAAGCTCAACAGGGGGAGCTGCTAAAAATAATGGTCCATTGAAATTTGTTTTATCAAGAGCTGCTTGTTCTAAAGCTTCTTCGGCAGCAAGATCAGCGAGTTTTTCAGAAAGAGCTGAAGCACCAAGCGAACTTTCTTTAAGAAAATCAACTGTTCCAGCAATACATGTATTTAGTCCCTCAATAGGAAAACGTGTTATTTTATGGATGCCACTAGTACCACTTGTTAATTTTTGCCAATTTTCGTGTTTTCCTTGTCCTAGTGATGTTACAATTCCTGCACCGGTTATTGCAACAAGTGGACGCTCAAAATGATCGTTATATTTCACTATAGAAATTCTCCTTAAGCATTAGTTAGGCGGACTATACCTTCAGCTCTTTTTATGCCAATGGTTGTCACAAACGCTTCATGTACTTCTTTAGAAAAAGGTTTTTCATGAACACTTAATGCTGAAAAACTGCGTTTTTTGTTAACAGTGATAGCAGCAAGTGCAAGTGCTAAAGGAAATTGCGCTTCGCGCATATAACCAAACAATGTTGTAATACCACGGTAATACATATCAGTAGCTTCAAGAGCGTTTTGTTCTGCTTTGGTTACTTCATGAAATCCTGAAGCAGCTGAAATGGCTAAAGTAGATTTAGCTTCCATTGTTTTCAACATAGATACAATTGATTTTTCAAGTGGGACTTTTGTTCTGTCTGTTTGATCCGTGATAATCTGGCTAATTTCAGCATAAACACGTGCATTACGTTTTCTTGCGTGTTCCCCATTTTCAAGGACTAGAAAGATACCTCCAGAACCCGTTATAACACCACCACCAGGATAATTTTTACGGTCCCATACCGGTGTCCATCCACCTCTAGTTAAGAGACCTCCAAGTTCATGGGCCAATAACATATCATAACTTTGTGTGTTATAAGAGCTTCCTACCAGTGCATGGGTACTTTGACCTGATCGAATACGAGCTACAGCAATTTGAAATGCAGAAAGCCCACTACCTTCTTCTCCCATAAACGTGCGAGAAGACCCTGTTACTTTATGAACAATTGAAATATTTCCAGCTAAAAGATTTGAGAGTTGTGCCAAAAATAAAGTTGGACGAAGTTCAGTCGAAAGAACTGAATTTAACATGGAAGTATAATTAGCTGTTGTACGTGCTTTAGAAAGAATTTGTGTATCAACGACAATATCACGTTCTCCTCCACTTGCTGCAACGATCATATCCATTGTCGAAGTTAATTGTTTATTATTTTTTATGCCTGCATCATCAAGAGCGAGGCCAGCTGCATAGGTACCAAGACGTTGCCACATCCCCATTTGCCGTTGATCACTTTTTTGGGGAATTTGTAAATTCCAATCAACTTTAGGTAATTTATGGACAGTGTAGGGTGAAAAAGTTGTACAATCAAGATTTGGTGTAGCTGTAGGATTATTCAAGTATTCCCAATGACGATCAACTCCTTCACCTAAAGAGCTTATAAGTCCTATACCAGTGATAAATACAGCTTGATTATGCATAGTAAAAAAATTATTCTGCCTGTTTTAAAGCAACGAGTTCATCGATTTTTGCACAAAGATTTTTAAGAACAAAATATTCTTCTGTTGCGACTGCACCTTCGTTGACTTCCTGAGTCCATTGTTCTAATGGGATTTTAATTCCAAAAGCTTTATCAATAGCAAAAACAATATCTAGAAAATCTAGGCTATCGGTTCCCAAATCATCAATGATATGGCTTTCAGGTATGATTATACTGCGATCAATTTCACTGATTTCTGCGATGATATCAGCAACTTTATCAAAAGTAGAGGGCAATGTACGGTTCCTTATTATAGAGTTGGTAAATTTAAAATATACTTAATGCTATTCTTCTAGCCTTTTTTTCCCTTAAAAAAAAGACGTAATCTAGAATAAGTCGTTTTTATCATAAGGAAAACGTGTTTGTAGTGTATGAAATGCTAGGCTTCAGGATTTTGAAAAACTTTGAATTTTATTGTCATTTTACTTATTTTCACTTATTTTAGAGCTGTTTCTGTTTGCAGCAAGAACTGCAAGAGCTGTCATATTAACCACTCCGCGTGAAGTTACTGAAGGTGTCAGAATATGTGCAGGACGTGAGGCTCCGATCAAAATAGGGCCTACATGAAGTGCATTAGTTAGATTTTTTACGAGATTGAGTGTTATATTAGCTGCATCAAGTGTTGGAAAGACAAGTAAATTAGCTTCCCCTTTGAGACGTGAATCAGGAAAAACACTGTCACGAAAAACTGTAGAAAGCGCAGCATCACCGTGCATTTCTCCATCGGCTTCTAAATTGGGATGTAATTTGGCAAGAATTTCGGTTGCACGGCGCATTTTACGTGCACTTTCTGTATTTTTTGAACCAAAGTTTGAATGTGATAATAATGCTGCCTTTGGTGTTATACCAAATGCTTCAATTTCTTGCGCTGCCAATACTGTCATTTCTGCTATTTCTTCTGCAGAAGGATTTTCATTGACATAAGTATCTGTTAAAAAAAGAGTACGATGTGGAGAAATAAGTAAACTCACAGCTGAAAAATGACGAACATTTGAATTAAGTCCAATAACTTGTTCAATTAATTCAAGATGACGTTCAAAACGTCCTTCTAAACCGCAAATCATTGCATCAGCTTCTTCGCGCATTACGGCGAGGGCTGCAATCGCTGTTGCAGATGTTCTGACAATTGTTTTTGCAACTTCGGGTGAAACACCACGTCTTCCTGTATAGCGGAGAAATAAATTAACATACTCACGAAAACGCGGATCACTTTCTGGATTTGTAAGTTCAAAATCTATACCAGGGCGAATTCTTAAACCGAAGCGCTTTAATCTTGCCTCTACGACATGTGGGCGGCCGATAAGGAGAGGAATTGCAGTTTGTTCTTCAAGAACAATTTGTGCTGCGCGAAGCACCCGTTCATCTTCACCATTAGCATAAATTACGCGTTTACGTTTTGCTGTTTTTGCTGCTGCAAAAACAGGCTTCATTGTTAATCCAGAACGAAATACGAATCTATTGAGGATATCATAATAGGCTTCCATATTTTCAATTGGTCGAATCGCTACACCAGTTTCCATTGCTGCTTTAGCAACAGCAGGAGCAATACGTAGTATTAAGCGCGGATCAAAAGGGGAGGGAATGAGATAGTCTGGTCCGAAACTAGGGGGGGGCTTTGAGTATGCACGTGCTGCGACATCTGAAGTTTCTTCACGAGCGAGAGCTGCAATCGCATGAACTGCGGCCATTTTCATTTCTTCATTAATTGCAGTAGCACCGACATCTAATGCACCACGAAAGATATAAGGAAAACAAAGAACATTATTGACTTGATTGGGATAGTCAGAACGTCCTGTGCAGATCATTGCATCTGGCCTTACAGCATGTGCTTTTTCTGGCATAATTTCTGGTATTGGATTAGCAAGCGCTAAAATTAATGGATTCGGAGCCATTTTTTTTAGATATTCAGATTTTAAAACACCTCCCGCTGAAACGCCTAGAAAAATATCTGCATTGTCAATAATCTCGGATAATGTCCGTGCATTCGTTTTTTGTGCATACTTGATCTTCCAACGATCCATAAGAGTCGTGCGTCCTTCATAAACTACTCCTTCTAAATCGCTGAGCCAAATATTTTTAACTTTTGCTCCAAGACGGACCAAAAGGTTAATACAAGCTAGAGCTGCGGCACCTGCACCTGAAACAACTATTTTTGCATTTTCAATTTTTTTTCCTGAAAGATTTAATGCATTTAATACAGCCGCAGAGACAATAATGGCAGTTCCATGTTGGTCATCATGAAAAACCGGAATATTCATTTTAGAACGAAGCTTTTCTTCGATTTCAAAACATTCAGGAGCTTTTATATCTTCAAGATTAATACCACCAAAAGTGGGTTCTAAAGCAGATACAGTCTCTACCATTTTTTCGATATTGGAAGCATCGATTTCAATATCAAAAACATCAATATTCGCAAATTTTTTAAATAAAACAGCTTTTCCTTCCATAACAGGCTTAGAGGCGAGAGGACCAATATTTCCCAATCCAAGAACAGCAGTTCCATTTGATATAACGGCAACTAAATTAGAACGGGAAGTGTATTGAGCAGCAAGATTGGGATCTTTATGAATTGCAAGACATGGAGCTGCAACACCTGGAGAATAAGCAAGAGCTAGATCACGCTGATTGTCAAGAGGTGTTGTCGCTTGTATTTCCAATTTTCCGGGTTTGGGATGTTGGTGATAAAAAAGTGCGGCACTATCAAGTTCAGCTTTTTGTAAACTGAAGTTACTATTTCGTTCTATAGACATTATTTGCGGTATCCAGGTTAGTGATGTTTATGTAAGATATTCCTATTACGGTAAGTTTTTTCTACTGTTAAATCCTAATTTTTCTGAATATAAAAATGTGTAAGCATAAGAAAATTTTCTTGGATCATTAAATCAGTTTGATGTTTCTTTGTATTTGCGCTTATTAATAATTTCATTGATATCAGCACAATTAATCTTTTCTCCTTAGAAAAAATTCGCAGAAGTTAAGCAGTTAAAAAAACGAGTAAAATATTACTTAGAAATTATATACCAAGCAGTTATTTTTTTTGCAATGCTGGTGAGAAAGGAAAGAATAAAAGAAAATTATTTGTTCATTGATCATAATTGTCATAAGCATATGCTTTATTCACGTTTTTATAAATGGATATAGAATTATAGATCATTATTATTTGTATTATTGAAGAGAGTATACAAGGGAAATAACGAAGGGATATCTTATTGTATTATGCTCTCTGGTAATTGATTATACGTATTTCAAATGAAATTATTGCTTAGGATATCATAGAAAATTCAATGCTAATCATCTATTCACTCTTTTATACACCAGGAAGAGGAAAAAGTGGGAAAAAACGTTTTCTCCACTTTTATTATTGTCTATTGGATACGGTTACTAGCATGAGCGAGAAGAGTGTATACTTTTCCAGTATCCGATATCAGATATTTTCGAGCTGAGTTAGAAGAACCAGAACTGCGAGAAACATCGCGTAATAATTTTTCAAAATCTGCAATATATTGATTAACGGAATTTTTAAAATTAATATCGCTCATATACTTTTTTCTGACCGTTTCAAATATTGCTTTTCCATTTAAGGTATAAAGGCGTTCCGTCACAATGTTTTTTTGTCCACGCTGGTAATTATTCCATAGCTCAACGACAGCATTGTGGTTAATGGCTTGTACTATACCCGCTGCTAATGAATTAAGTGATCCATTTACAGAACGTGGTTTTGTTTGTACTGGTACAAAAACAGCTTCGTTAGGTGTTTCATCACACAAGTTTTCTTCGCGCGAAGCTCTTTCCAAAAGACTTGACACCCATTTATTTTGCCTTTTTTTACTTTGATCCTGTTGTCGAATAGGTTTAGGCGGTACTATTTTTTTGATGATTTCAGGAGAGATGTTATTACTTTTGTTAAGCGGCGATAATGTAGGAGTTGCTGGTATTAATTTTTCTTTTGTGCTACTTTGATCGCCTTTTTGTATAACGCTTACCAAATCTTTTAATGCTGTAATTTGTTCATTTAAAGCAGAACGAATTGTTTGCGTTGTTTCTTTTGTCTTTTCTGGCAACTTTTGAACATTCTCATTAATATCGTTATTAATTTTCGAAAGTTCTAAACGAATTTCTTCAGCCGAGCGACGTATATTTTCTGCTGCTCCTGAAAAACGTGTGGAGGCTTCATTAATAAGTTGATTAAGTGATTGTTGGAGTGAATGCGTCGAATTACGTGTATTTTCATCAGTACGTTCAAATGCTAAACTAATAATATTTTCATAATGTTCAATTAACTTATTAATTTCATTT
This window encodes:
- a CDS encoding beta-ketoacyl-ACP synthase; this encodes MKYNDHFERPLVAITGAGIVTSLGQGKHENWQKLTSGTSGIHKITRFPIEGLNTCIAGTVDFLKESSLGASALSEKLADLAAEEALEQAALDKTNFNGPLFLAAPPVELEWTARFTLDQKETCIGEPSYAHLLEVCRHNLHETFFETTQFGAIAEKLQKKFGTKGLPITLSTACASGATAIQLGVEAIRRGETNRALTIATDGSVSAESLIRFSLLSALSTQNDPAEKAAKPFSRDRDGFVMAEGSGALVLESLQSALNRNATVLGILAGCGETADDFHRTRSKPNASPAIEAVRKALDDAKITINEIDYINAHGTSTPENEKMEYLALSTVFGDILEHIPVSSNKSMIGHTLTAAGAIEAIFSLLTIQTGILPPTINYDNPDSAIPLDVVPNHSRKAYVNTVLSNSFGFGGQNTSLVITAYKG
- a CDS encoding beta-ketoacyl-ACP synthase, whose protein sequence is MHNQAVFITGIGLISSLGEGVDRHWEYLNNPTATPNLDCTTFSPYTVHKLPKVDWNLQIPQKSDQRQMGMWQRLGTYAAGLALDDAGIKNNKQLTSTMDMIVAASGGERDIVVDTQILSKARTTANYTSMLNSVLSTELRPTLFLAQLSNLLAGNISIVHKVTGSSRTFMGEEGSGLSAFQIAVARIRSGQSTHALVGSSYNTQSYDMLLAHELGGLLTRGGWTPVWDRKNYPGGGVITGSGGIFLVLENGEHARKRNARVYAEISQIITDQTDRTKVPLEKSIVSMLKTMEAKSTLAISAASGFHEVTKAEQNALEATDMYYRGITTLFGYMREAQFPLALALAAITVNKKRSFSALSVHEKPFSKEVHEAFVTTIGIKRAEGIVRLTNA
- a CDS encoding acyl carrier protein encodes the protein MPSTFDKVADIIAEISEIDRSIIIPESHIIDDLGTDSLDFLDIVFAIDKAFGIKIPLEQWTQEVNEGAVATEEYFVLKNLCAKIDELVALKQAE
- a CDS encoding NADP-dependent malic enzyme, with translation MSIERNSNFSLQKAELDSAALFYHQHPKPGKLEIQATTPLDNQRDLALAYSPGVAAPCLAIHKDPNLAAQYTSRSNLVAVISNGTAVLGLGNIGPLASKPVMEGKAVLFKKFANIDVFDIEIDASNIEKMVETVSALEPTFGGINLEDIKAPECFEIEEKLRSKMNIPVFHDDQHGTAIIVSAAVLNALNLSGKKIENAKIVVSGAGAAALACINLLVRLGAKVKNIWLSDLEGVVYEGRTTLMDRWKIKYAQKTNARTLSEIIDNADIFLGVSAGGVLKSEYLKKMAPNPLILALANPIPEIMPEKAHAVRPDAMICTGRSDYPNQVNNVLCFPYIFRGALDVGATAINEEMKMAAVHAIAALAREETSDVAARAYSKPPPSFGPDYLIPSPFDPRLILRIAPAVAKAAMETGVAIRPIENMEAYYDILNRFVFRSGLTMKPVFAAAKTAKRKRVIYANGEDERVLRAAQIVLEEQTAIPLLIGRPHVVEARLKRFGLRIRPGIDFELTNPESDPRFREYVNLFLRYTGRRGVSPEVAKTIVRTSATAIAALAVMREEADAMICGLEGRFERHLELIEQVIGLNSNVRHFSAVSLLISPHRTLFLTDTYVNENPSAEEIAEMTVLAAQEIEAFGITPKAALLSHSNFGSKNTESARKMRRATEILAKLHPNLEADGEMHGDAALSTVFRDSVFPDSRLKGEANLLVFPTLDAANITLNLVKNLTNALHVGPILIGASRPAHILTPSVTSRGVVNMTALAVLAANRNSSKISENK